In Paenibacillus sp. FSL M7-0420, a single genomic region encodes these proteins:
- a CDS encoding LysM peptidoglycan-binding domain-containing protein: protein MKIHIVKQGDSLFALSQKYGVPLQKIIEANPQITNPDVLAVGDKVKIPAAPVALPVPDNNDIYYKHTVKQGDTLWKLSKAWGVTLKDMIDANPQLKNPNALMTGEVVNIPKKVSTAPIQAQSIDPVKANTTPIQAQSTAPAVVDKTAIGGKTYTGVIEKPAPAPAPVPAPVAEAVPIPLAVPAPNPAPNKAPEVKPVQEAVHEKQSLYVQISVPAQKEKTKEVHHKSEVQPAAWDEGKTSPWGKNDGYPGLSENPYFMNYAPVYPVYEPMDNMNMNNMNNMNNMNNMNNAPSYVQPAAFMPECPPFYAQPVNPCPPGQYPGAWYPNAAPDYDNVNMSGVSPVSDNAAFAPQYQNEQVNLPWPSCGCGAMSIQPYPYEQPMYNGYPVYGMPQMGMVSPYAGGMNAMPNAVSPMYEQPMVSNIPPYPAYPGMENFAHNRVPEIQIPEPVVEEAEEVPDKGRTEATAAKDTKPGKSKPAAAKAKTSSQTSAAKDKAHAKPRSNSSGRSSTDKKNHTPWIPN, encoded by the coding sequence GTGAAAATACACATTGTTAAGCAAGGTGATTCGCTGTTTGCGTTATCACAGAAGTATGGAGTGCCGCTGCAAAAAATAATCGAGGCCAATCCGCAAATCACCAATCCAGATGTACTTGCTGTAGGAGACAAGGTTAAGATCCCGGCTGCGCCCGTAGCTCTGCCTGTTCCGGACAACAACGATATCTACTATAAGCATACAGTCAAGCAGGGCGATACCTTATGGAAGCTCTCCAAGGCTTGGGGAGTTACACTCAAGGATATGATTGATGCCAACCCGCAGCTTAAGAACCCTAATGCACTGATGACGGGTGAAGTCGTGAATATCCCTAAGAAAGTCAGTACTGCTCCAATCCAGGCCCAATCCATCGATCCGGTAAAAGCTAATACGACCCCAATTCAGGCTCAGTCCACCGCTCCGGCAGTGGTCGATAAAACGGCGATTGGCGGTAAAACCTACACTGGTGTCATCGAAAAGCCGGCTCCCGCACCGGCGCCAGTTCCTGCACCTGTTGCAGAAGCAGTCCCTATCCCGTTGGCGGTTCCTGCACCTAACCCTGCACCTAACAAAGCGCCGGAAGTCAAACCGGTTCAGGAAGCCGTCCATGAGAAACAAAGCTTGTATGTGCAAATCTCTGTTCCCGCGCAGAAAGAGAAAACCAAAGAAGTGCATCATAAGTCAGAGGTTCAGCCTGCCGCCTGGGATGAGGGTAAAACCTCGCCGTGGGGAAAGAACGATGGCTATCCCGGCCTCAGCGAGAATCCTTATTTTATGAATTATGCACCCGTGTATCCCGTATATGAGCCAATGGACAATATGAATATGAACAATATGAACAATATGAATAACATGAATAACATGAATAACGCTCCAAGTTATGTTCAGCCTGCAGCGTTTATGCCGGAATGCCCGCCGTTCTATGCTCAGCCGGTTAATCCTTGTCCGCCTGGACAATACCCAGGAGCATGGTATCCTAATGCAGCACCGGATTATGACAATGTGAATATGTCAGGAGTCAGCCCTGTCAGTGACAATGCTGCGTTTGCTCCGCAGTACCAGAATGAGCAGGTTAATCTTCCGTGGCCTTCCTGCGGATGCGGCGCAATGTCGATTCAGCCCTATCCTTATGAGCAGCCGATGTATAACGGGTATCCGGTGTACGGCATGCCGCAGATGGGGATGGTCTCTCCTTATGCCGGAGGAATGAATGCCATGCCTAACGCGGTGTCACCGATGTATGAACAGCCTATGGTATCGAATATTCCGCCATATCCGGCTTATCCGGGCATGGAGAATTTCGCCCACAACCGCGTACCCGAGATTCAGATTCCTGAGCCTGTAGTGGAGGAAGCGGAGGAAGTGCCGGATAAAGGGCGCACTGAGGCCACAGCAGCAAAGGATACAAAACCAGGGAAATCCAAACCGGCAGCGGCAAAAGCGAAAACCTCCAGCCAGACCTCTGCCGCCAAGGATAAGGCCCACGCCAAGCCGCGTTCGAACTCAAGCGGACGTTCAAGTACAGATAAGAAAAATCACACTCCTTGGATTCCGAATTAA
- the ilvE gene encoding branched-chain-amino-acid transaminase: MAEQWIYLDGQHVTKDKAMVSVFDHGFLYGDGIFEGIRIYNGNIFKCKEHLDRLYDSAKSIMLDIPLTYDEMLEAMAETIRLNEMRDGYIRLIVSRGPGNLGLDPRRCPKASVIIIVEQLAIYPEQAYVNGLRAVSVSQRRNLPDALNPKIKSLNYLNNILVKIQSNLAEADEAIMMNAQGYVTEGSGDNIFIIKRGVVYTPPCYLGALEGITRLAIIELCEKLGLPLKEEPFTMHDVYIADEVFFTGTAAEVIAAREIDGRVIGSGQAGPITLQLLEEFRNVVDKDGYKVWE, from the coding sequence ATGGCTGAGCAATGGATCTATCTGGATGGACAACATGTAACGAAGGACAAGGCAATGGTGTCCGTATTCGATCACGGTTTTTTATATGGAGACGGAATCTTTGAAGGTATCCGTATTTATAACGGCAACATCTTCAAGTGCAAGGAGCATCTGGACAGGCTGTATGATTCGGCGAAGTCGATTATGCTGGACATTCCGCTGACCTATGATGAGATGCTGGAGGCCATGGCCGAGACAATCCGCCTGAACGAAATGCGGGACGGGTACATCCGGCTGATCGTATCACGCGGTCCCGGCAACCTGGGTCTTGATCCGCGCCGCTGCCCCAAAGCGAGTGTAATTATCATTGTTGAGCAGCTCGCCATCTACCCGGAGCAGGCTTATGTGAACGGACTTCGTGCCGTATCGGTCTCCCAGCGCCGCAATCTCCCGGATGCCCTGAATCCGAAGATCAAATCGCTGAACTATCTCAACAATATTCTGGTGAAGATTCAGTCGAATCTGGCGGAAGCCGATGAAGCGATCATGATGAACGCTCAAGGGTATGTAACCGAAGGCTCCGGCGATAATATCTTCATTATCAAAAGAGGGGTAGTCTATACACCGCCTTGTTACCTGGGCGCCCTGGAGGGAATCACCCGTCTGGCGATCATTGAGCTGTGTGAGAAGCTGGGACTGCCGCTGAAGGAAGAGCCGTTCACCATGCATGATGTCTATATTGCCGATGAAGTCTTCTTCACCGGAACAGCGGCTGAAGTTATTGCTGCCCGTGAGATCGACGGCAGAGTCATCGGTTCCGGCCAGGCCGGGCCGATTACCCTGCAATTGCTGGAAGAATTCCGCAATGTGGTTGATAAAGACGGCTATAAGGTTTGGGAATAG
- the pheA gene encoding prephenate dehydratase, with amino-acid sequence MKSIALLPQGSVSHEALLHLFGGNPAHLEHHKLISDVFLSTAGGVTDYSVIPIENTIEGSVSLHIDWLINEVNLPMQAEWIFPSIQNLISCPQEFTKENGDKDYTKIVKILSHPVAMAQCTQFIRKAMPWAELEAVGSTSEAVEIVKGNPGKGWAAIGTALGAATHGLEVVERQITDHNNNYTRFVLVGPQKLELPQKSSGDKTSILVTLPEDFPGALHQVLAAFAWRKLNLSRIESRPTKKKLGTYYFYIDVLEPIESVLLPGAIEEIKALGCQVRILGSYPTYTYEEEKAEVQ; translated from the coding sequence ATGAAATCGATAGCGTTATTGCCTCAGGGCTCCGTCTCGCATGAAGCGCTGCTGCATTTATTTGGCGGTAACCCTGCTCATCTGGAGCATCATAAGCTCATCTCCGATGTCTTTCTGTCCACGGCTGGCGGAGTCACCGATTACAGTGTCATTCCGATTGAGAACACGATAGAAGGCTCGGTCAGCCTGCATATCGACTGGCTCATTAATGAAGTGAACCTGCCGATGCAGGCGGAGTGGATTTTCCCGTCGATACAGAATCTCATCAGCTGTCCGCAGGAATTCACGAAGGAGAACGGGGACAAGGATTATACGAAGATTGTCAAGATTCTGTCCCATCCGGTGGCTATGGCGCAATGCACGCAGTTCATCCGTAAGGCTATGCCCTGGGCTGAGCTGGAAGCTGTGGGAAGCACCTCTGAAGCGGTGGAGATTGTGAAGGGCAATCCCGGTAAAGGCTGGGCTGCCATCGGTACCGCGCTTGGAGCCGCTACGCACGGGCTGGAGGTTGTGGAACGCCAGATTACAGACCATAATAACAATTACACGCGGTTCGTGCTGGTTGGTCCGCAGAAGCTGGAGCTTCCGCAGAAGAGCAGTGGAGACAAGACGAGTATTCTTGTTACGCTGCCCGAGGATTTCCCTGGTGCGCTGCATCAGGTGTTGGCTGCTTTTGCCTGGCGTAAGCTGAACTTGTCCCGTATTGAATCACGGCCGACGAAGAAGAAGCTGGGTACTTATTATTTCTATATTGATGTGCTGGAACCGATAGAATCGGTACTGCTCCCGGGTGCGATTGAAGAGATCAAAGCCTTGGGCTGTCAGGTACGGATTCTGGGGTCTTATCCCACATACACCTATGAGGAAGAGAAAGCGGAGGTGCAGTAA
- the thrB gene encoding homoserine kinase yields the protein MSIYGRSRVKVPASTANLGPGFDTLGMALSLYAWIEMEEAAETVFHLYGDEMAGLPRDKSNLLYKVAQMVFAEAGVQVPELSISMYSEIPLTRGLGSSASAIVGALAAANAMIGSPLSPGKLFDMATAIEKHPDNVGASLFGGIITAVWDGEHADYIRIEPPQELEFLVVIPEFELETVKAREALPAEVTVSDAVHNISHTSLLTAALAAGRLDLIGTAMQDRLHQPYRAPLVPGMEKLLAEAPGHGALGIALSGAGPTLLCMVDRSEQRKQELELFLTETMQENGISSRTVWLSPCHTGVTAELLERNGMQNESFLDMIKGELQS from the coding sequence ATGAGTATTTACGGAAGGTCTAGAGTGAAGGTCCCTGCCAGCACCGCCAATCTCGGTCCGGGCTTCGATACGCTGGGCATGGCGCTGTCGCTGTATGCCTGGATTGAAATGGAGGAAGCGGCTGAAACCGTATTTCATCTGTATGGAGATGAGATGGCCGGTCTTCCCCGGGACAAAAGCAATCTGCTCTACAAGGTTGCGCAAATGGTATTTGCAGAGGCCGGGGTCCAGGTTCCGGAGCTGTCCATCTCCATGTATTCGGAAATCCCGCTAACCCGCGGGCTTGGCAGCAGTGCTTCGGCCATTGTTGGCGCGCTGGCTGCGGCTAATGCTATGATAGGTTCACCGCTTAGTCCGGGGAAGCTGTTCGATATGGCTACAGCGATCGAGAAGCATCCCGACAATGTCGGGGCCTCGCTCTTCGGCGGAATTATTACGGCCGTATGGGACGGCGAGCATGCCGATTACATCCGCATTGAGCCGCCGCAGGAGCTGGAATTCCTGGTGGTCATTCCTGAATTCGAGCTGGAGACCGTCAAGGCCAGAGAGGCACTGCCTGCGGAGGTAACAGTGAGCGATGCGGTTCATAACATCAGCCATACCTCGCTGCTCACTGCAGCGTTAGCCGCAGGACGGCTGGACCTGATTGGCACAGCGATGCAGGACCGGCTGCATCAGCCCTACCGTGCACCGCTGGTGCCGGGAATGGAGAAGCTGCTGGCTGAAGCTCCGGGCCACGGCGCGCTGGGGATTGCGCTTAGCGGTGCAGGCCCGACCCTGTTATGTATGGTGGACCGCAGTGAGCAGCGGAAGCAGGAGCTGGAGCTGTTTTTGACAGAGACCATGCAGGAGAACGGGATTTCTTCCCGTACCGTATGGCTGTCCCCATGCCATACGGGCGTCACGGCAGAGCTGCTTGAAAGAAACGGGATGCAAAACGAATCATTTTTGGATATGATAAAAGGAGAATTACAGTCATGA
- a CDS encoding homoserine dehydrogenase: MKPVRVGLLGLGTVGTGVVRIVEGNQEDLSSQVGSPILIERIAVKNTEKPRDIEVDPSKITDDPWAVIRDPEIDVIVEVMGGIAGTKEYILEALERGKHIVTANKDLMALHGSEILAKAQEKQCDVFYEASVAGGIPIIRTLIEGFSSDKIMKIMGIVNGTTNYILSKMSQEGASYLDALREAQELGYAESDPTSDVEGLDAARKMAILGTLGFRTNVELSDVSVSGISGVSKEDMAFAKRLGYEMKLLGIAERQDEAFSISVQPTMIRTNHPIASVNGVFNAVYVYGEAVGETMFYGAGAGAMPTATSIVADLVAVIKNLKLGVNGLKQIVPYKQKKLKSDEDIYYKNFLLLHVDDKAGVLAKITQVFAEYDVSLDSVVQQANPNNPDAEIIIVTHNASRASMNKVLRHLEQLNVIHRIKSHYRVEG, from the coding sequence ATGAAGCCGGTTAGAGTAGGTCTGCTGGGTCTGGGTACTGTGGGTACGGGCGTTGTCCGTATTGTAGAAGGAAATCAGGAGGATTTGAGCAGCCAGGTGGGCTCGCCGATCCTGATTGAACGGATTGCCGTGAAGAATACGGAGAAGCCGCGTGATATCGAAGTGGACCCGTCCAAGATTACCGATGATCCATGGGCCGTTATCCGTGACCCGGAGATTGATGTCATTGTTGAGGTCATGGGCGGGATCGCAGGGACGAAGGAGTACATCCTGGAGGCACTGGAGCGCGGCAAGCATATTGTAACAGCCAATAAGGACCTGATGGCCCTGCACGGCTCGGAGATTCTGGCTAAGGCGCAGGAGAAGCAGTGCGATGTGTTCTATGAGGCGAGTGTGGCTGGAGGCATTCCGATTATCCGCACGCTGATCGAAGGCTTTTCCTCGGATAAGATTATGAAGATTATGGGGATTGTGAACGGGACGACCAACTATATCCTCAGCAAAATGAGCCAGGAAGGCGCATCTTACCTCGACGCACTGCGGGAAGCGCAGGAGCTGGGGTATGCCGAGTCTGATCCGACGTCCGATGTGGAGGGACTGGATGCAGCCCGCAAGATGGCGATTCTGGGCACGCTGGGCTTCCGGACCAATGTGGAGCTGAGCGATGTCAGTGTAAGCGGGATTTCCGGCGTCAGCAAGGAGGATATGGCTTTTGCCAAACGGCTGGGGTACGAGATGAAGCTGCTCGGAATTGCCGAACGCCAGGATGAAGCATTCAGCATTAGCGTCCAGCCTACGATGATCCGTACGAACCACCCGATAGCCTCCGTGAACGGCGTCTTTAATGCGGTATATGTATATGGTGAAGCTGTAGGTGAGACGATGTTCTACGGTGCGGGAGCAGGGGCGATGCCTACGGCAACCTCGATTGTGGCGGATCTGGTGGCGGTTATCAAGAACCTGAAGCTGGGGGTTAACGGGCTTAAGCAGATTGTGCCGTACAAGCAGAAGAAGCTGAAGAGTGACGAGGATATCTATTACAAAAACTTCCTGCTGCTCCATGTCGATGACAAGGCGGGTGTACTGGCGAAGATTACCCAGGTGTTTGCCGAATATGATGTCAGTCTGGATTCCGTTGTGCAGCAGGCCAATCCTAATAATCCTGATGCCGAAATTATCATTGTCACACATAACGCCAGCAGAGCCAGCATGAACAAAGTGCTGCGCCACCTGGAGCAACTGAATGTCATTCACCGTATCAAAAGCCATTACCGTGTAGAAGGCTAA
- a CDS encoding ACT domain-containing protein: MKERYYLVREDILPDAVLKTMQVKQLLEAGDAKTVHEGVEQVGLSRSAFYKYKDGIHLIHQLERERIVTISIDLEHESGMLSKVLGSVAVHGANVLTIHQSIPLQGRANVVISVEISHLNEELGDLLDSLKAIPGVKRALIIGQG; the protein is encoded by the coding sequence GTGAAAGAACGCTATTATTTGGTCCGGGAGGACATATTGCCCGATGCGGTGCTGAAGACCATGCAGGTCAAGCAGCTGCTGGAAGCAGGAGATGCCAAAACCGTACACGAGGGCGTGGAACAGGTCGGGCTTAGCCGCAGTGCTTTTTATAAATACAAAGATGGGATACACTTAATTCATCAGCTGGAGCGCGAGCGCATTGTGACGATCTCGATTGATCTGGAGCACGAGTCAGGCATGCTGTCCAAGGTGCTCGGTTCTGTGGCTGTTCACGGGGCGAATGTGCTGACCATCCATCAGAGTATCCCGCTGCAGGGGCGGGCCAATGTGGTGATCTCTGTCGAGATCTCCCATCTGAATGAAGAGCTGGGCGACTTGCTGGACAGTCTCAAGGCAATTCCCGGTGTGAAGCGTGCGTTAATTATTGGTCAGGGGTGA
- a CDS encoding SPFH domain-containing protein produces the protein MAIIEVVKYDGPPGVFAWKYPNQELGTWTQLIVNESQEAILFKGGEALDSFTAGRHTLSTANIPILSNVVNLPFGGKSPFTAEIWFVNKMNSMNVKWGTSAPLQLQDPKYKLMVAVRAFGQFGVRIEDPRKFLLKLVGTLPVFDQDTMISYFRGLLMSNINELISSYLVHKKISILEINAYVVEISKHIQGRLASSFLDSGIELNNFYIDSINIPDDDPATQRLKEALAKKAEMDIIGFTYQQERSFDAMEEAAGNPGNIGAGMMNAGLGLGMGFGLAGPAAEIATRMTRNMSLDGSTGSQQAPHTASKSCSGCGTVNPADARFCTGCGRSLQPPPEAENEVCPSCGKAVIPGARFCPHCGEGLILKCAGCGHELKPGQKFCPECGTRAANG, from the coding sequence ATGGCAATTATTGAAGTAGTCAAATATGACGGGCCTCCGGGTGTCTTTGCCTGGAAGTATCCGAACCAGGAGCTGGGGACCTGGACACAGCTGATTGTGAATGAATCCCAGGAAGCGATTCTGTTCAAGGGTGGAGAGGCGCTGGATTCCTTCACAGCCGGACGCCACACCTTAAGCACAGCGAATATTCCGATTCTGTCGAATGTGGTGAATCTGCCATTCGGCGGCAAGTCTCCGTTCACCGCAGAGATATGGTTTGTGAACAAGATGAACTCCATGAATGTGAAGTGGGGGACCAGTGCACCGCTGCAGCTGCAGGACCCTAAGTACAAGCTCATGGTAGCGGTCCGGGCCTTCGGGCAGTTTGGCGTGCGGATCGAAGATCCCCGCAAATTCCTGCTGAAGCTGGTAGGCACGCTGCCGGTCTTCGATCAGGATACGATGATCAGTTATTTCCGCGGCCTGCTGATGTCTAATATCAATGAACTCATTTCTTCTTATCTGGTGCACAAAAAAATCAGCATCCTGGAGATCAACGCCTACGTGGTTGAAATCTCCAAGCATATTCAGGGGCGCTTGGCCTCCTCATTCCTGGATAGCGGCATTGAACTTAATAACTTCTATATTGATTCGATCAATATTCCTGATGATGATCCGGCAACCCAACGCCTCAAGGAAGCCTTGGCCAAAAAAGCGGAGATGGACATTATCGGCTTCACCTACCAGCAGGAACGAAGCTTCGATGCCATGGAGGAGGCAGCAGGCAATCCTGGCAATATAGGGGCGGGCATGATGAATGCGGGGCTGGGGCTCGGCATGGGCTTCGGGCTGGCCGGACCTGCGGCTGAGATAGCCACCCGGATGACCCGGAACATGTCCCTCGACGGCAGTACAGGCAGTCAGCAAGCACCTCATACTGCTTCTAAATCCTGCTCGGGCTGCGGAACCGTTAATCCGGCAGATGCCCGCTTCTGTACCGGCTGCGGCCGCAGTCTGCAACCCCCGCCGGAGGCGGAGAATGAGGTATGCCCTAGCTGCGGCAAGGCGGTCATCCCTGGTGCCAGATTCTGTCCGCATTGCGGAGAAGGCCTGATCCTGAAGTGCGCAGGCTGCGGGCATGAGCTGAAGCCCGGACAGAAATTCTGTCCAGAGTGCGGCACCAGAGCGGCTAACGGGTGA
- the obgE gene encoding GTPase ObgE, producing the protein MFVDKAKIYVKGGDGGDGLVAFRREKYVPDGGPAGGDGGRGGDVIFRVDEGLRTLMDFRYQRHFKADKGIKGRNKSQHGANADHMIVRIPPGTVLIDDDTQEILADMTRHGQQVVVARGGRGGRGNTRFATANNTAPELAENGEEGQERYIVMELKVMADVGLVGFPSVGKSTLLSVVSAAQPKIGAYHFTTITPNLGVVDVGDGRSFVMADLPGLIEGASEGVGLGHEFLRHVERTRIIIHVVDMSGSEGRDPFEDWVLINDELKQYNAALIDRPQIVAANKMDMPDSEENLASFRERVAELRPDLEIMPISSLTRQGVQELLYRATDILDSIPVAPVVEEVAGKERKVYKLEAEEDNSFTITRDNEAFVVNSPRIERMIKRMQLSTHDAILRLARTLRHMGVDAELRRRGAVEGTIVRIADFEFEFVENSSYY; encoded by the coding sequence ATGTTCGTAGATAAGGCTAAGATTTATGTAAAAGGCGGAGACGGCGGAGATGGACTCGTAGCATTTCGCCGGGAGAAGTATGTACCGGATGGAGGTCCTGCCGGCGGCGATGGCGGCCGTGGTGGAGATGTGATCTTCCGCGTGGATGAAGGCTTACGGACCCTGATGGATTTCCGTTATCAGCGGCACTTCAAGGCGGATAAGGGAATTAAGGGGCGCAACAAGAGCCAGCACGGGGCCAACGCCGATCATATGATCGTGCGTATTCCTCCGGGTACGGTGCTGATTGATGATGATACCCAGGAGATCCTTGCCGATATGACCCGTCATGGACAACAGGTTGTAGTGGCCCGCGGCGGCCGGGGCGGCCGGGGGAATACCCGGTTTGCGACGGCGAACAATACGGCGCCGGAGCTGGCTGAGAATGGGGAAGAGGGTCAGGAGCGTTACATCGTAATGGAGCTGAAGGTCATGGCGGACGTAGGCCTGGTAGGCTTCCCTAGCGTGGGCAAATCTACGCTGCTGTCGGTCGTGTCCGCTGCCCAGCCGAAGATCGGAGCGTACCACTTTACCACCATTACCCCGAACCTGGGTGTAGTGGATGTCGGAGACGGCCGCAGCTTTGTGATGGCGGATCTGCCTGGACTGATTGAAGGCGCGAGTGAAGGGGTGGGGCTTGGACATGAGTTCCTGCGCCACGTTGAACGGACGCGTATCATCATTCATGTCGTGGATATGTCCGGCTCGGAAGGCCGCGATCCTTTTGAAGACTGGGTACTGATTAACGATGAGCTGAAGCAGTACAATGCGGCGCTGATTGACCGTCCGCAGATCGTGGCGGCGAACAAGATGGATATGCCTGATTCCGAGGAGAACCTGGCTTCCTTCCGTGAGCGTGTTGCGGAGCTTCGCCCGGACCTGGAGATTATGCCGATCTCTTCACTGACCCGTCAGGGCGTTCAGGAGCTGCTCTACCGTGCTACAGATATTCTTGACAGTATTCCTGTGGCTCCGGTGGTGGAAGAAGTGGCCGGCAAAGAGCGCAAGGTGTATAAGCTGGAAGCGGAAGAGGATAACTCATTCACGATTACCCGTGACAACGAGGCCTTTGTAGTCAACAGTCCGCGGATTGAGCGGATGATTAAGAGAATGCAGCTAAGCACACATGATGCTATACTTAGGCTGGCCCGTACTTTGCGTCACATGGGTGTGGATGCCGAGCTGCGCAGACGCGGTGCTGTCGAAGGTACGATCGTGCGCATTGCTGATTTTGAATTCGAATTTGTAGAGAACAGCAGCTACTATTAA
- a CDS encoding Spo0B domain-containing protein codes for MKSWKSKVWAVMLSAVFPLGLVYWQTSLFTCLLLGVWVAAVLAFSFVYNRRQYEEELRIQENTLQQAANRTLNHHRHDWMNDLQVLYGYIQLGKPDKSVQCVERIKERIALDSRIAKLGVPSLVFYLQSFRTFRSSLELDIQVEEGLQLEDKLSPEVGAELTSVVMQTVRAYQYSGITQHGDTRKLELSFSQEGRDILISFKGEGEQDNPELLQGQIYNIVQGKIMKAEQVQPAKGYLELRLPLEM; via the coding sequence ATGAAATCCTGGAAAAGTAAGGTCTGGGCAGTCATGTTATCCGCAGTGTTTCCTTTAGGTCTCGTGTATTGGCAAACCTCCCTTTTCACATGCCTGCTGCTCGGAGTCTGGGTAGCGGCAGTGCTTGCATTCAGCTTTGTTTACAACCGGCGTCAATATGAAGAGGAACTGCGTATACAGGAGAATACTCTGCAGCAGGCGGCAAACCGGACACTGAATCATCATCGTCATGACTGGATGAATGATCTGCAGGTGCTTTACGGATATATCCAGCTGGGCAAGCCTGATAAATCCGTACAATGTGTGGAAAGAATAAAGGAGCGTATTGCGCTGGACAGCCGTATTGCCAAATTGGGAGTACCTTCCCTGGTGTTCTATCTGCAATCCTTCCGTACGTTCAGAAGCAGTCTGGAGCTGGACATACAGGTAGAGGAAGGGCTCCAGCTGGAGGACAAGCTGAGTCCAGAGGTAGGAGCTGAGCTGACTTCGGTAGTTATGCAGACGGTTAGAGCGTACCAGTACAGCGGAATAACACAGCATGGAGACACGCGGAAGCTTGAGCTCAGCTTTTCACAGGAGGGAAGAGACATTCTGATCTCTTTCAAAGGTGAGGGAGAGCAAGACAATCCCGAACTGCTTCAGGGGCAAATTTATAATATAGTACAAGGAAAAATCATGAAGGCGGAGCAGGTTCAGCCTGCCAAGGGTTATTTGGAACTGCGGTTACCGCTGGAGATGTAA
- the rpmA gene encoding 50S ribosomal protein L27, producing MLKLDLQLFASKKGVGSTKNGRDSHSKRLGVKRADGQAVTGGNILVRQRGTKIHPGTNVGIGKDDTLFALVDGVVKFERWGRDRKKVSVYPVDVAPVAAALEA from the coding sequence ATGTTGAAATTGGATCTTCAATTATTCGCATCGAAAAAAGGTGTTGGTTCCACAAAGAACGGACGTGATTCCCATTCTAAGCGTCTTGGCGTGAAACGGGCTGACGGTCAAGCAGTAACCGGCGGCAACATCTTGGTTCGTCAACGCGGAACCAAAATCCACCCGGGCACGAACGTGGGCATCGGTAAAGATGACACACTGTTCGCACTTGTGGACGGCGTAGTGAAGTTCGAACGTTGGGGACGCGACCGCAAAAAAGTGAGCGTGTATCCGGTGGATGTCGCTCCGGTAGCAGCGGCACTGGAAGCGTAA
- a CDS encoding ribosomal-processing cysteine protease Prp translates to MINVRITRASAQGVIVGFAVKGHAEYARNGKDIVCAGVSTVTVGTVNAIESLTGVVLDTSMNHGFLSGTLVPVNDPEVSAKVQLLLESMVLMLKDIAKSYRKYIQIQEVII, encoded by the coding sequence ATGATTAACGTGCGGATTACACGGGCTTCTGCTCAAGGTGTCATTGTCGGTTTTGCCGTCAAGGGGCATGCGGAATACGCAAGGAATGGCAAGGATATCGTCTGCGCAGGTGTATCGACGGTTACCGTTGGAACTGTGAATGCGATTGAGAGCCTGACCGGAGTTGTTCTGGATACTTCGATGAATCATGGATTCTTAAGCGGAACCCTGGTTCCCGTGAATGATCCCGAAGTCTCCGCCAAGGTACAGCTCTTGCTGGAATCCATGGTGCTGATGCTCAAGGATATTGCTAAATCCTACAGGAAATATATTCAGATACAGGAAGTCATCATTTGA
- the rplU gene encoding 50S ribosomal protein L21 — MYAIIETGGKQYKVQEGDVLFIEKLEAEDGASVTFDRVLAVSNEGGLTAGTPLVSGASVTAKVEKHGKGHKVVVYKYKPKKNYHKKQGHRQPYTKVTIEKIQA; from the coding sequence ATGTATGCAATTATCGAAACTGGCGGTAAACAATACAAAGTCCAAGAGGGCGATGTTTTGTTCATTGAGAAGCTGGAAGCTGAAGACGGCGCAAGCGTAACGTTTGACCGTGTCTTGGCTGTTTCTAACGAAGGTGGTTTGACTGCAGGAACTCCGCTGGTAAGCGGCGCGTCTGTAACAGCCAAAGTCGAGAAGCATGGTAAGGGTCATAAGGTTGTAGTTTACAAATACAAACCTAAGAAGAACTACCACAAGAAACAAGGCCATCGTCAACCGTACACCAAAGTAACTATCGAGAAGATTCAAGCGTAA